The Candidatus Krumholzibacteriota bacterium genome has a segment encoding these proteins:
- a CDS encoding S8 family serine peptidase, with product MRRSIICAGLAAAILALPVGMRGDENRLRQLSRDLLEQSRGARETALRAASSRGLAVAGVDAGGREFSLQALGPGEIPVYYITENVDAAATTRTDEVHGAIGGGTGFVFGIWDAGKIGITHEDFRRPDLSTRVSWEDAGNPDISIHSTHVAGTLIGDGSSNALALGMAWDAELAAYCNDDDIAEMAAEAAGGMVLSNHSYGHIQGWYYGDLHDDGVTEYNWYWYGNTLVSGVEDYRFGSYSDISAQVDSIAGEAPDYLMVCSAGNHRWENVPYPGCLHYVWNQGLGYWQWSSATREMDGGIDGYDCLGDGWKTAKNGLTVGMVADLEEYTGPGSVSMMDYSSWGPTDDGRIKPDLVGNGDDVYSAIGLHDGHDRLTGTSMASANVAGSLALLEDWYVDNHGGPMRAATLKALALCTAREAGTYDGPDYRFGWGLFDAKAAYDLLLADLDGGRGIVRELTLDEGTPIVMHYRATAAQPRATICWNDPPGSPTGIALNPTVPQLVNDVELMLERGGAFHYPWILDPFNPDAGALRAANHRDNVERVDVDGAGIGDRYALWIWNNGLLAGGSQDVSLVVSGLALVTTWFVDDDGGADFETIQGALNVAAAGDTIVVMPGFYDEHDLVVDRSLVVTAPGGPGETSVDAGGLGRCFRVESEADAVTIEGFTLTGGSADGAGEAGYGGALFCASPSARIADCRILSCEAALRGGGLYLAGGASEIDACTIEDCRSAAGGGIYAYYGAPHIHDAAIAGCAAGSVGGGLCLYHAGADIEYVLLDADSAAASGGGIAVYGASPGISRCTIVSCHAPNGGGIFAGTDAYPAVANAIVALSTAGEGICGAAGVSGATVSCSDVWGNAGGGYGGSVTDRTGIDGNIAADPLFCDAAGGNLGLQGISPCLPANNACGELMGLFGQACHSRSLWYVTVAGTGDAPTIQAAIDSAFAGDTVLVAAGTYTGAGNRDVEFRGKGLLVLSESGRDLTIVDCESAPGDNHAGFLFVAGEDSASVLDGFTVTRASLAGVRGDGASPVVRHCRFVDNDETDYFGPGGGMRFEWGSPAVRWCVVEDNECNSGAGGISAVNAELLLEHCTIEANTGADWGGVGLAGGAARESTIRDCTLAENAGGVWGGGVFAGTDHHLVVEDSRITGNHAELGGGGVMAGGGLAISNTVVAGNAVALEGTSWGGGLRVSGASTISNCTIVSNESAFAGSGIHIGPVGTDDPVVVEKTIVAFNGGGGCGICVDGEVGGWDVTVACSDVFGNAGGEYAGDLEDQTGLDDNFSEAPLFCDTLAGDFHLFDDSPCAPAHAPCGELVGALAVDCEEAPDLVVTALFADGTHLDPGEEILFTVTVRNDGIGAADTFAIGFYRDRSTAPMIRSTATLDTLVAGLAAGDSVTWTAGPMTSADFGVWESWFLADANGAVREGDEENNAAGPVTVTWGVPGEPGWPAAGFAPVRTAPALANIDDDPATLETIVGDDGGLLHAIRADGGPLSGWPVSLGDSIVAAPAVGNVVGDWRPEVVVGTVDGFLHLVESDGTVVRYIKTYIRIGNAVTLADLDDDGLCEIILPQYEEGGECRLRVFKGSGEEWTAGWTEPVYKVNGGITEAAVGDVDNDGDLEIAVVTWGYTSPGIHSRLDLLSHDGSVYGAGWPATIDTVVVAPPVIGEISAAAAGLEIVVGALSGEVFAVDPSGAFVWPTAPRVPGMIETSPIMVQGDKDEQQEVAVTSSWWQSAPPFGYWTGRVSLVDDDGSVPPGMQVSVGSWSLASGPVPSPISFDESFSAAGPRYRVYSWWFRNGDGLEAFPLSMAGNIRAAMAAGDIDGD from the coding sequence GTGAGACGATCCATCATCTGCGCCGGTCTGGCGGCTGCGATCCTCGCTCTCCCGGTTGGCATGCGCGGCGACGAAAACCGGCTGCGGCAACTCTCCCGCGATCTCCTCGAGCAGAGCAGGGGCGCGCGCGAGACGGCGCTCCGCGCCGCAAGCTCGCGCGGGCTCGCCGTCGCCGGCGTCGATGCGGGCGGGCGGGAGTTCTCGCTCCAGGCGCTCGGCCCCGGCGAGATCCCCGTCTACTACATCACCGAGAACGTCGACGCGGCGGCCACGACGCGCACCGACGAGGTGCACGGCGCGATCGGGGGCGGCACGGGATTCGTCTTCGGGATCTGGGACGCCGGCAAGATCGGCATCACCCACGAGGATTTCCGGCGCCCCGATTTGTCGACGCGGGTCTCCTGGGAGGACGCGGGCAACCCGGACATCAGCATCCATTCGACGCACGTCGCCGGCACGCTCATCGGCGACGGCTCGAGCAACGCCCTCGCCCTGGGGATGGCCTGGGACGCCGAGCTCGCCGCGTACTGCAACGACGACGACATCGCCGAGATGGCCGCCGAGGCGGCCGGCGGCATGGTCCTCTCCAACCATTCCTACGGGCACATCCAGGGCTGGTACTACGGCGACCTGCACGACGACGGCGTCACCGAGTACAACTGGTACTGGTACGGCAACACGCTCGTTTCGGGGGTCGAGGACTACCGCTTCGGCTCCTACAGCGACATCTCCGCGCAGGTGGACAGCATCGCCGGCGAGGCCCCGGACTATCTCATGGTCTGCTCTGCCGGCAACCACCGCTGGGAGAACGTCCCCTACCCGGGATGCCTCCACTACGTGTGGAACCAGGGGCTCGGCTACTGGCAGTGGAGTTCGGCGACGCGCGAGATGGACGGCGGGATCGACGGGTACGACTGTCTCGGCGACGGCTGGAAGACGGCGAAGAACGGCCTCACCGTGGGGATGGTCGCCGACCTCGAGGAATACACCGGGCCGGGATCGGTCTCCATGATGGACTACTCCTCCTGGGGGCCGACCGACGACGGGCGGATCAAGCCCGACCTCGTCGGCAACGGCGACGACGTCTACTCGGCGATCGGGCTCCACGACGGGCACGACCGCCTCACCGGCACGTCGATGGCCTCGGCAAACGTCGCCGGCTCGCTCGCCCTCCTCGAGGACTGGTACGTCGACAACCACGGCGGCCCGATGCGGGCGGCGACCCTGAAGGCGCTCGCCCTCTGCACGGCCCGCGAGGCGGGGACGTACGACGGCCCCGACTACCGGTTCGGCTGGGGGCTCTTCGACGCGAAGGCCGCGTACGATCTCCTCCTGGCGGACCTCGACGGGGGCCGGGGGATCGTCCGCGAACTGACCCTCGACGAGGGGACCCCGATCGTCATGCATTACCGGGCGACCGCGGCGCAGCCGCGCGCGACGATCTGCTGGAACGACCCGCCCGGCTCGCCGACCGGCATCGCACTGAATCCGACCGTCCCGCAGCTCGTCAACGACGTCGAGCTGATGCTCGAGCGCGGCGGCGCGTTCCACTACCCGTGGATCCTCGATCCGTTCAATCCCGACGCCGGGGCCCTGCGGGCCGCGAACCACCGGGACAACGTCGAACGGGTGGACGTCGACGGCGCGGGCATCGGCGACCGCTACGCCCTGTGGATCTGGAACAACGGCCTCCTCGCGGGCGGTTCGCAGGACGTCTCGCTCGTCGTCTCCGGGCTCGCCCTCGTCACGACGTGGTTCGTCGACGACGACGGCGGCGCGGACTTCGAGACGATCCAGGGGGCGCTGAACGTCGCCGCGGCGGGCGACACGATCGTCGTCATGCCCGGTTTCTACGACGAGCACGACCTCGTCGTCGACAGGTCGCTCGTCGTCACGGCCCCCGGCGGCCCCGGCGAGACGTCGGTCGACGCGGGCGGGCTCGGGCGCTGCTTCCGCGTGGAGAGCGAGGCGGACGCCGTGACGATCGAGGGCTTCACCTTGACCGGCGGCTCGGCCGACGGCGCGGGCGAGGCCGGCTACGGCGGCGCCCTCTTCTGCGCGAGCCCCTCGGCACGGATCGCCGACTGCCGGATCCTCTCCTGCGAGGCGGCCCTGCGGGGCGGCGGCCTCTATCTCGCCGGCGGCGCCTCCGAGATCGATGCCTGCACGATCGAGGATTGCCGCTCGGCCGCCGGCGGCGGCATCTACGCGTACTACGGCGCGCCGCACATCCACGACGCGGCGATCGCCGGCTGCGCAGCCGGGAGCGTCGGCGGCGGTCTCTGCCTCTACCACGCCGGGGCGGACATCGAATACGTCCTGCTCGACGCCGACAGCGCCGCCGCCTCCGGCGGAGGGATCGCCGTCTACGGCGCGAGCCCCGGCATCTCGCGGTGCACGATCGTCTCCTGCCACGCCCCGAACGGCGGCGGCATCTTCGCCGGGACCGACGCCTACCCTGCCGTCGCCAACGCGATCGTCGCCCTGTCCACGGCGGGGGAGGGGATCTGCGGCGCGGCCGGCGTCTCCGGCGCGACCGTCTCCTGCTCGGACGTCTGGGGGAACGCCGGCGGCGGCTACGGCGGGAGCGTCACGGACCGCACCGGCATCGACGGGAACATCGCCGCCGATCCGCTCTTCTGCGACGCCGCCGGCGGCAACCTCGGCCTGCAGGGGATCTCTCCCTGTCTCCCGGCGAACAACGCGTGCGGCGAGCTGATGGGCCTGTTCGGGCAGGCCTGCCATTCGCGGAGCCTCTGGTACGTGACGGTTGCCGGCACGGGTGACGCGCCGACGATCCAGGCGGCGATCGACTCCGCCTTCGCCGGCGACACCGTCCTGGTGGCGGCGGGCACGTACACGGGCGCCGGCAACCGCGACGTCGAGTTCCGCGGCAAGGGGCTCCTCGTTCTCTCCGAGAGCGGCCGCGATCTCACGATCGTCGACTGCGAGAGCGCGCCAGGAGACAACCACGCCGGGTTCCTCTTCGTCGCCGGCGAGGACAGCGCGTCGGTCCTCGACGGCTTCACCGTCACCCGCGCCTCTCTCGCCGGCGTTCGCGGCGACGGGGCGAGTCCCGTCGTACGACACTGCCGCTTCGTCGACAACGACGAGACGGACTATTTCGGCCCCGGCGGCGGGATGCGCTTCGAATGGGGAAGCCCCGCCGTCCGCTGGTGCGTTGTCGAGGACAACGAGTGCAACTCGGGCGCGGGAGGGATCTCGGCCGTGAACGCCGAGCTCCTCCTCGAGCACTGCACGATCGAAGCAAACACCGGCGCGGATTGGGGAGGCGTCGGCCTCGCGGGCGGCGCCGCGCGGGAATCGACGATCCGCGACTGCACGCTCGCCGAAAACGCCGGCGGCGTCTGGGGGGGCGGCGTCTTCGCCGGGACCGACCATCACCTGGTCGTGGAGGACTCGCGGATCACGGGCAATCATGCAGAACTCGGCGGCGGCGGCGTGATGGCCGGCGGCGGGCTCGCGATCTCGAACACGGTCGTCGCCGGGAACGCCGTCGCCCTCGAGGGCACCTCGTGGGGGGGCGGCCTGCGCGTCTCCGGCGCCTCGACGATCTCGAACTGCACGATCGTTTCAAACGAGTCCGCCTTCGCCGGGAGCGGGATCCACATCGGGCCGGTCGGCACGGACGATCCGGTCGTCGTCGAGAAGACGATCGTCGCCTTCAACGGCGGGGGCGGCTGCGGGATCTGCGTCGACGGCGAGGTCGGCGGCTGGGACGTCACGGTCGCCTGCTCCGACGTCTTCGGCAATGCCGGCGGGGAGTACGCCGGCGATCTCGAGGACCAGACCGGGCTGGACGACAATTTCTCCGAGGCCCCCCTCTTCTGCGACACCCTCGCCGGCGACTTTCACCTCTTCGACGATTCCCCGTGCGCGCCGGCCCACGCCCCCTGCGGCGAGCTCGTCGGCGCCCTCGCCGTCGACTGCGAGGAGGCGCCGGATCTCGTCGTCACCGCCCTCTTCGCGGACGGGACGCACCTCGATCCGGGCGAGGAGATCCTCTTCACCGTGACGGTGCGGAACGACGGCATCGGCGCGGCCGACACCTTCGCGATCGGGTTCTACCGCGATCGCTCGACGGCGCCCATGATCCGATCCACCGCGACCCTCGACACGCTCGTCGCGGGGCTCGCCGCCGGCGATTCGGTCACCTGGACGGCGGGGCCGATGACGAGCGCCGACTTCGGCGTCTGGGAGAGCTGGTTTCTCGCCGACGCAAACGGAGCGGTGCGCGAGGGCGACGAGGAGAACAACGCGGCCGGCCCCGTGACGGTCACCTGGGGCGTGCCGGGCGAACCCGGCTGGCCCGCGGCGGGGTTCGCCCCGGTTCGCACGGCGCCGGCCCTGGCGAACATCGACGACGATCCGGCGACCCTCGAGACGATCGTCGGCGACGACGGCGGGCTCCTGCACGCCATCCGCGCCGATGGCGGTCCCCTCTCGGGCTGGCCCGTCTCGCTCGGCGACTCGATCGTCGCCGCCCCGGCCGTGGGGAACGTCGTCGGCGACTGGCGCCCCGAGGTGGTCGTCGGCACGGTGGACGGCTTTCTCCACCTGGTGGAGAGCGACGGGACCGTCGTCCGGTACATCAAGACGTACATCCGGATCGGCAACGCCGTGACGCTCGCCGACCTCGACGACGACGGCCTGTGCGAGATCATTCTCCCCCAGTACGAGGAGGGCGGCGAATGCCGCCTCCGCGTGTTCAAGGGAAGCGGGGAGGAATGGACCGCGGGCTGGACGGAGCCGGTGTACAAGGTCAACGGCGGCATCACCGAGGCGGCCGTCGGCGACGTCGACAACGACGGCGACCTCGAGATCGCCGTCGTGACGTGGGGGTACACGTCGCCGGGCATCCATTCGCGGCTCGACCTGCTGAGCCACGACGGCTCGGTCTACGGCGCCGGGTGGCCGGCGACGATCGACACGGTCGTCGTCGCGCCGCCGGTCATCGGAGAGATCTCGGCAGCGGCCGCGGGGCTCGAAATCGTCGTCGGCGCGCTGAGCGGCGAGGTCTTCGCCGTCGATCCCTCGGGGGCGTTCGTCTGGCCCACGGCCCCGCGGGTGCCGGGGATGATCGAGACCTCCCCGATCATGGTCCAGGGGGACAAGGATGAACAGCAGGAGGTCGCCGTCACGTCCTCCTGGTGGCAGTCCGCGCCACCATTCGGATACTGGACCGGCCGGGTCAGCCTCGTCGACGACGACGGCTCGGTCCCGCCCGGCATGCAGGTCTCGGTCGGATCGTGGTCGCTGGCGAGCGGTCCGGTGCCCTCGCCGATCTCCTTCGACGAATCCTTCTCGGCGGCGGGACCGAGGTATCGCGTCTATTCGTGGTGGTTCCGCAACGGGGACGGTCTCGAGGCCTTCCCGCTCTCGATGGCGGGAAACATCCGCGCCGCCATGGCCGCCGGGGACATCGACGGCGAC
- a CDS encoding class I SAM-dependent methyltransferase produces the protein MLWRPSAPTPEEIADRRKHHGERLAVYRDEGHDREAAMRFVVDSAGQIRPPVLDVGTGQGLVAMELARRGLPVASVDVEEEYLRVAHLNAVAAGLDHFIEFHLYEGGALPFEDGSFGLVTAVNVLHHLETPEGIIREAARVLFPGGKLLLAEFTEEGFEILERIHRREGRGHPRLSCAEMDGIARFMSTVNLRCDERDSRFQEYVMLAVKY, from the coding sequence ATGCTCTGGAGACCGAGCGCACCGACGCCTGAAGAGATCGCCGACAGGCGGAAACACCACGGCGAACGGCTCGCCGTCTACCGCGACGAGGGGCATGACCGCGAGGCGGCGATGCGGTTCGTCGTGGATTCGGCGGGGCAGATCCGTCCGCCCGTCCTCGACGTGGGGACGGGGCAGGGCCTCGTCGCGATGGAGCTGGCCCGGCGCGGCCTGCCCGTGGCGAGCGTCGACGTGGAGGAGGAGTATCTCCGGGTCGCCCATCTCAACGCGGTCGCAGCCGGGCTCGACCACTTCATCGAGTTCCATCTCTACGAGGGAGGCGCGCTGCCCTTCGAGGACGGCTCCTTCGGCCTCGTTACCGCGGTCAACGTTCTCCATCACCTCGAGACCCCCGAGGGGATCATCCGCGAGGCGGCGCGCGTGCTGTTCCCCGGCGGGAAGCTCCTTCTCGCCGAGTTCACCGAGGAGGGCTTCGAGATCCTCGAGCGGATCCATCGGCGGGAGGGGCGCGGACACCCGCGGCTCAGCTGCGCCGAGATGGACGGGATCGCCCGTTTCATGTCGACGGTGAACCTCCGGTGCGACGAGCGGGACAGCCGCTTCCAGGAATACGTGATGCTGGCCGTCAAGTACTAG
- a CDS encoding aminotransferase class I/II-fold pyridoxal phosphate-dependent enzyme has protein sequence MDDVRMRHQDTKCVHGSDLHDERGAVVTPIYQTSTFKFRDVDHGAALFAGTEQGYIYTRVGNPTIEGCEKAVAVLENGFMGLGCASGMAACHLVFATFLGKGDHVICSEAVYGPVTALLGSVMSTFGVEADFVDTSDLAAIKAAIKKNTKLIHIETPCNPTMVVSDIAAIAELVHKHGARLCVDNTFMSPILQKPLDLGADIVLHSMTKFLNGHADVVAGMVVAKTEEDFCTLRDTHIKIGGCMDPFNAFLVARGIKTLAIRVERHCASAMKIAEFLDDHPKVERVMYPGLPDHPQYETHKKQASGPGGLISFELKGGLEAGKVLMNNVKLCTLAVSLGGVESLVQHPASMTHSGMSPEARATAGITDGLVRISVGIEDVDEIIADLDQGMALIGSSSTAETSDALETERTDA, from the coding sequence ATGGACGACGTTCGAATGCGTCACCAGGACACCAAATGCGTGCACGGGAGTGACCTTCACGACGAGCGCGGAGCCGTCGTAACCCCCATCTACCAGACCTCCACCTTCAAGTTCAGGGATGTCGACCACGGCGCCGCTCTTTTCGCCGGGACCGAGCAGGGGTACATCTACACCCGTGTCGGCAACCCGACGATCGAGGGCTGCGAGAAGGCCGTCGCCGTGCTCGAGAACGGGTTCATGGGGCTCGGCTGCGCCTCCGGGATGGCCGCCTGCCACCTCGTCTTCGCCACCTTCCTCGGCAAGGGCGACCACGTGATCTGCAGCGAGGCGGTCTACGGGCCGGTCACCGCGCTGCTCGGCTCGGTGATGAGCACGTTCGGCGTCGAGGCCGATTTCGTCGACACGAGCGACCTCGCCGCGATCAAGGCCGCGATCAAGAAGAACACGAAGCTCATCCACATCGAGACGCCCTGCAACCCGACGATGGTCGTCTCCGACATCGCCGCGATCGCCGAGCTCGTTCACAAGCACGGCGCGCGGCTCTGCGTGGACAACACCTTCATGAGCCCGATCCTGCAGAAGCCCCTCGATCTCGGGGCCGACATCGTCCTGCACTCGATGACGAAGTTCCTCAACGGCCACGCCGACGTCGTCGCAGGCATGGTCGTGGCGAAGACCGAGGAGGATTTCTGCACGCTGCGCGACACGCACATCAAGATCGGCGGCTGCATGGATCCCTTCAACGCCTTCCTCGTCGCCCGCGGGATCAAGACCCTCGCCATCCGGGTGGAGCGCCACTGCGCCAGCGCGATGAAAATCGCCGAGTTCCTCGACGACCACCCGAAGGTCGAGCGCGTCATGTACCCCGGCCTGCCCGATCACCCGCAGTACGAGACGCACAAGAAGCAGGCCTCGGGCCCCGGCGGGCTGATCTCCTTCGAACTGAAGGGCGGTCTCGAGGCGGGCAAGGTCCTGATGAACAACGTCAAGCTCTGCACGCTGGCCGTGAGCCTCGGCGGCGTCGAGTCGCTCGTGCAGCACCCGGCCTCGATGACCCACTCGGGCATGAGCCCCGAGGCGCGCGCCACGGCGGGGATCACCGACGGGCTCGTGCGTATCTCCGTGGGGATCGAGGATGTCGACGAGATCATCGCCGACCTCGATCAGGGGATGGCGCTCATCGGCTCGTCCTCAACGGCGGAGACCTCCGATGCTCTGGAGACCGAGCGCACCGACGCCTGA
- a CDS encoding iron-sulfur cluster assembly scaffold protein gives MEIVNAAFFDHFINPRNVGEIDDPDGVGLCGDESCGDWLRVTIRVEAGAIAGIRFRCRGCSSAIATSSAMTELAEGRSLDEAYAVTADEIEEAVGGLDEEKRHCSLLGEGALRAAIDDCRRRQSGIS, from the coding sequence ATGGAGATCGTGAACGCTGCATTCTTCGACCATTTCATCAATCCGCGGAACGTCGGCGAGATCGACGACCCCGACGGCGTCGGCCTGTGCGGCGACGAATCCTGCGGGGACTGGCTGCGCGTGACGATCCGCGTCGAGGCGGGCGCGATCGCCGGCATCCGTTTCCGATGCCGGGGCTGCTCCTCGGCGATCGCCACCTCGAGCGCGATGACCGAACTGGCCGAGGGACGCTCCCTCGACGAGGCGTACGCGGTCACCGCCGACGAGATCGAGGAGGCGGTCGGCGGGCTCGACGAGGAGAAGCGGCACTGCTCGCTCCTCGGCGAGGGGGCGCTCAGGGCCGCCATCGACGATTGCCGACGCCGGCAATCAGGCATTTCTTAA
- a CDS encoding serine acetyltransferase, whose amino-acid sequence MPGFLAAILSLPHLALYRTSRARAAIDRDVTRWLDVIEGPDRGTVPAARALPRLLARHRAFRNLLYYRLLMEHRPLRRPLVAIARLFWRPEPTLHLVCPEIGPGFFIQHGFATIVAARRMGADCWVNQQVTIGYTSATDTPTIGDRVKITAGAKVLGGITVGDDVVVGANAVVLRDVPPGCTVAGVPARIVRRGGERVNEPL is encoded by the coding sequence ATGCCCGGATTCCTCGCGGCGATCCTGTCGCTGCCGCATCTCGCGCTTTACCGCACCTCGCGGGCCCGCGCCGCGATCGACCGCGACGTCACCCGCTGGCTCGACGTGATCGAGGGCCCGGACCGCGGAACGGTCCCGGCCGCCCGGGCGCTGCCCCGGCTCCTCGCCCGCCACCGGGCCTTCCGCAACCTCCTCTACTACCGGCTCCTGATGGAGCATCGCCCGCTCCGGCGGCCGCTCGTCGCGATCGCGCGTCTCTTCTGGCGACCGGAGCCGACCCTGCATCTCGTCTGCCCCGAGATCGGCCCCGGATTCTTCATCCAGCACGGCTTCGCCACGATCGTCGCCGCGCGCCGGATGGGGGCCGACTGCTGGGTCAACCAGCAGGTGACGATCGGCTACACGAGCGCGACCGACACGCCGACGATCGGCGACCGGGTGAAGATCACGGCGGGGGCGAAGGTGCTCGGCGGCATCACCGTGGGCGACGACGTCGTGGTCGGGGCGAACGCCGTCGTCCTCCGCGACGTCCCCCCCGGCTGCACCGTCGCCGGCGTGCCGGCCCGCATCGTCCGCCGCGGCGGCGAGCGGGTAAACGAACCCCTCTGA
- a CDS encoding glycosyltransferase family 4 protein, whose translation MASFVFATLGTTGALYRYFSLLAGELAARGHRAALLLDGRRRDLVAPAGNPAIFSWPSASPTRLADARFLHRLIHERRVDCLVGNFTAVNLCMIVGRLDCVPARVAWGHTLTSQIRMDTAVAGVKRRLLDLRRRAVLCLATRIVANSAATREDLMRSYGVSPARIEVLHFVLPDPLAGSALPRGRSIVYAGRLAPSKGVDVLVRAIPDVVAAHPETTFEIAGDGPERAALERLADSLGVPGACRFHGAVSIDRVYELMAAAAVQVSPSIHEAFGLVNLEAHAVGTPVVASDTGGIPAVVADGETGLLVPPGDPAALAAAVNRLLGDDALREQMGRAARRRYEERFGPDRIGRHADLFEGFLRNPRETGAETSGERQTGAETPAGPGDGHGGHE comes from the coding sequence ATGGCATCGTTCGTTTTCGCCACGCTGGGCACAACGGGGGCCCTCTACCGGTACTTCTCCCTGCTCGCAGGGGAGCTCGCCGCCCGCGGCCATCGCGCCGCGCTCCTTCTCGACGGGCGGCGACGGGATCTCGTCGCCCCGGCGGGAAACCCGGCGATTTTCTCCTGGCCCTCGGCGAGCCCGACGCGCCTCGCCGACGCGCGGTTTCTCCACCGCCTGATCCATGAGCGCCGCGTCGACTGCCTCGTGGGCAATTTCACCGCGGTGAACCTCTGCATGATCGTCGGCCGGCTGGATTGCGTGCCGGCGCGAGTGGCGTGGGGGCACACCCTCACAAGCCAGATACGGATGGATACCGCCGTCGCAGGGGTGAAGCGCCGGCTCCTCGATCTGCGGCGCCGGGCCGTGCTTTGCCTGGCGACGCGGATCGTCGCGAACAGCGCGGCGACACGCGAGGATCTCATGCGCTCGTACGGCGTCTCGCCGGCGAGAATCGAGGTCCTTCATTTCGTCCTGCCCGATCCGCTCGCGGGTTCCGCGCTCCCGCGGGGGCGCTCGATCGTGTACGCGGGGCGGCTCGCCCCGAGCAAGGGGGTGGACGTGCTCGTTCGCGCGATCCCGGACGTTGTCGCCGCGCACCCGGAGACGACGTTCGAAATCGCCGGAGACGGGCCGGAGCGGGCGGCTCTCGAACGGCTCGCCGATTCACTCGGCGTGCCGGGTGCATGCCGTTTCCACGGCGCCGTTTCGATCGATCGCGTCTACGAGCTCATGGCCGCCGCGGCCGTCCAGGTGTCGCCGAGCATCCACGAGGCCTTCGGGCTCGTCAATCTCGAGGCCCACGCCGTCGGCACCCCCGTCGTCGCCTCGGACACGGGCGGGATCCCCGCGGTCGTCGCGGACGGCGAGACGGGGCTCCTCGTGCCCCCGGGCGATCCGGCCGCCCTCGCGGCTGCGGTGAACCGCCTCCTCGGGGACGACGCCCTCCGCGAACAAATGGGCCGGGCGGCCCGCAGGCGGTACGAGGAGCGTTTCGGCCCCGATCGCATCGGCCGGCACGCCGATCTCTTCGAGGGATTCCTCCGCAACCCGCGGGAGACCGGCGCGGAGACGAGCGGCGAGCGGCAAACCGGCGCGGAGACACCCGCCGGCCCAGGCGACGGGCACGGCGGGCACGAATGA